TGCTCGGCGTAAACGATGTCTGCGTCAGGGTGCAGCCACTGGCACACGTTGCGGGCCAGAATGCGGTGCGCCTCCACAGGATGCCCAGAGATGGTCTGCTGGATCTGGTCCAGAGGCAGGTCAGTAAGCAGGGTGAAGTAGTTCTCCATCAGGTTGTCCGGCACCTTCATCAGCTTGGCGAACATCACCTCTGGGCTGTCGGTCAGACCGATGTAATTGTCGAGGCTCTTGGACATCTTCTCGACCCCATCCAGACCCACCAGAAGGGGCATGGTCAGGACCACCTGAGGTTCCTGCTCGTACTGGCCTTGCAGGGTGCGACCCACCAGATTGTTGAAGAGTTGATCGGTTCCGCCCAGCTCCACATCGGATTCCAGAGCCACCGAGTCGTAACCCTGCGTCAGGGGGTACAGGAGTTCGTGCAGGCTGATGGGGGTTCCGTTGCTGAGGCGCTTGGAGAAATCGTCACGCTCCAGAATGCGGGCCACCGTGTAACGGGAGGCCAGACGGATCACATCGGCGTAATTCAGGGGCTCCAGCCACTCGCTGTTGAAGCGCAACTCCAGCACCTCGGGGTCGTCTTTGAGGATCAGTTTGCACTGCT
The nucleotide sequence above comes from Deinococcus misasensis DSM 22328. Encoded proteins:
- the tyrS gene encoding tyrosine--tRNA ligase, producing MIPAQQQIEILKRGAVDLISEEDLKRKIETGKQLRVKLGADPTRPDLHLGHAVILKKMRQFQELGHKVIMLIGDFTAMIGDPSGKSKTRPALTIEETRQNAHSYLEQCKLILKDDPEVLELRFNSEWLEPLNYADVIRLASRYTVARILERDDFSKRLSNGTPISLHELLYPLTQGYDSVALESDVELGGTDQLFNNLVGRTLQGQYEQEPQVVLTMPLLVGLDGVEKMSKSLDNYIGLTDSPEVMFAKLMKVPDNLMENYFTLLTDLPLDQIQQTISGHPVEAHRILARNVCQWLHPDADIVYAEQRYDEVAKGGIPDDLQTTTVPEADFNAEGKVGILKLLVLGGLATSNKEARRFVEQKGIKLNGETFTDPQAFLDLSEPLVLQRGKDKFARLSR